The Flavipsychrobacter sp. genome contains the following window.
GATGCCAATAGTGGAAAGACGCTGGGGGATATGTTGCAAGCAGTGAACGGTGTTACTACTATTTCCAACGGTGCTACAATTGCTAAGCCTGTAATACATGGGCTACATAGTAATAGAATAGTGCTGATGAATAATGGAGTGCGCCAAGAAGACCAGCAATGGGGTGGTGAGCATGCGCCTAATATAGACCCCTTCTTAGCAAATAATATTACTGTAGTAAAAGGGGCTGCTAGTGTTCAGTATGGTACGGATGCTATAGCCGGTGTAGTGCTTGTAGAGCCTGCACCTCTAAGAAGCCAACCAGGTTGGGAGGGTGAGTTGAACCTTGCAGGTTTTAGTAATAACAGAATGGGGGTAGCCTCAGCTATGGTTGGGCATAATTTTAAGAAAATACAGCCTCTTAGCTTTCGCTTGCAAGGTACTTTTAAGCAAGGGGGCAATTATCGTATCCCAAACTACTGGGTAGCCAATACAGGGGTGAAGGAGAATAATTATTCAGCTGCTTTGGGCTGGCGCAAACTGCATTATGGTGCAGAGGTGTTCTATAGTCGTTTCAATACCGATCTGGGTATCTATCGTGGAGCGCATACTGGAAATCAAGACGACCTTAATGCGGCGATAAGAAGTGACAAGCCTTTGGTTGTGGCTGATTTTACTTACGATATAGAAAGACCGCGCCAACATGTAGAGCACGACCTTATTAAAGCCAAAGGGTATTTAGATACTAAATATGGTATGCTGCATGCAACATATGCTTATCAGCACAACTTTAGACAGGAGTATGATGTACTACGTCAAGAAAACGGGAAAGCTCAATTGAATGTAACCTTGAATACGCAGACTTTAAACTTAAACATGGAACATAGACCTGTGTGGAAGTTGAAAGGGAAAATAGGAGTGGATGGTATTGTTCAAGAGAACTTTATACAGCCGGGAGATAGGGTTTTTATTCCCAATTATCGTTCTAACGGCTGGGCAGCATATCTAATAGAAAGATATAAAGGTAATAACTTGTTATTAGAAGCGGGCTTGCGCTACGACTATAGGAGTTATGATGTATATAATGCTCAAGGTACTAACCAGCAGGTGGCACAATATCATTATAACTTCAATAATGTATCGGGTACCATTGGGCTCACCAAGCAAGTGAGTAAAAATTGGGAAGTGATAACGACTGTAGCTAACTCGTGGCGCGCTCCGCAAACCAATGAATTGTTTAGTGCGGGTTTTCATCATGGTGCTGCCAGGATAGAGTTAGGTAATACGAACTTATCGCCGGAGCGTTCCTATAATTTGAATGTAGAGAGTAAACATCGTTTTGGTACAAAGCTATCTACCGAAATAGCTTTGTATACGCAGTATATTCAGAACTTCATTTACCTCGAACCTGGTAATGATCTATTGACCATTAGAGGATATTTTAAAACCTTCAATTATAAGCAAACCAATGCTCATTTAACGGGTGCTGACTTAGGTATAAATTATCTTTGGAGTAGTAGTTTGACTTCAAAGATAAAAGCCTCTTTTCTATTGGCAAGAAATGTTACAGCCAAAGATTGGTTGATACTTATGCCTGCCGATAGGTTATCGTTGAGTACCACATATAAAAAAGACATCAATGAAAAAATAAGGGAAGCATTTGTGTCTATAGATGGAAGATATGTATTTCAACAAAAGAGAATACCAGCCAATTTTGACCAAATAGATTTTCCACGGCCTCCGAAAGGTTATTTCCTTTTAGATGCATCTGTAGGAGCTAAGCTATTGGTCAATCAACAACCTATACACTTAAGTTTAAGTGTAACTAATATTTTAAACCAACGGTACCGAGACTATTTAGATGCCTTCCGATACTTTATAGACCAGCAAGGAAGGAATGTAATACTAAGAGTACGTGTACCTATTTCAATTAATCAGTAAACAAATAAAAGATGAAAAATATATTTAGAGTTTTATTACTAGGCGCTTTAGTAGCAGTATCTGTTACATCGTGTACTAAGAAGAATGAGAATTTAGTCGTTAACCCAACACCGCAAGAGCAGGAATTGATCACTACCATAAAACTCGTGGTCACTAATAGCGCAGGTTTCAATAAAACCTTTAGCTATAAAGTAGATAATGGTTTTAATAGTACAACACCTGCTACACCGGTAATTGATGATGTTGTGCTAGCGCCCAATACTACTTACAATGTATCAGTAGAGGTATGGAACGAAGCTGAAAATCCTGTAGAGGATATTACCACGGAGGTGAAAGCAGAAAATACTGAACATTTATTCGTGTTGGAAAGTGCACCTGCAAATGGCGCAGGTAGTATATCATTTACTAACGGTAGTAAGGATGATAACGGTAATCCCTTAAACCAAACCATAGACTTTACTACAGGAGCTGCAGGCAATGGTGTACTAACTGTGACTTTAAAGCATGAGCCTACAGATAAGAATGCTGCTAATGCAGATGCAGCAGGAGGGGAAACAGACGCTAAGGCAATATTCCCTGTAAAGCTCAATTAATAGAAAATGGCTTGATTTTTGCTGTTTATAGATATGTTAAAGCCAGCTATTTTATTCAATAAATAGCTGGCTTTTTTGTTTAAAAGTTGTAAATTGATATTAAATAACGATTAAAAAGGTAATATATGACAACAGGTGTTTTAATAGCTAAAGAGGAGATCCCAGAGTACAACATTGTGCCTGCATTCGTTGATAAGACAGCTTACTGGCAAAAAGAACTACAATATGCAGCCCGATTAGGAAATGAATTTAAGGGTAAAACCACCATTACATTTGAAACAAGACAAGGACCTAAAACAGTTTCAACAACTGTGTGGTCAGTTATGGACAACTATTTGCAGCTGAAAGGAGGA
Protein-coding sequences here:
- a CDS encoding TonB-dependent receptor — its product is MYRKVLMLLLCLVPFVEVAMAQSKCDIEIRVTVLEAHNKQPIYPAVVFVDELNKAFDTDEKGKLVINNVCAGKYTFHFHAQGYEHALEQVVVQESVELKFKVAHLNTELSEVVVAEERQQSLLQSKEQLNKAELDANSGKTLGDMLQAVNGVTTISNGATIAKPVIHGLHSNRIVLMNNGVRQEDQQWGGEHAPNIDPFLANNITVVKGAASVQYGTDAIAGVVLVEPAPLRSQPGWEGELNLAGFSNNRMGVASAMVGHNFKKIQPLSFRLQGTFKQGGNYRIPNYWVANTGVKENNYSAALGWRKLHYGAEVFYSRFNTDLGIYRGAHTGNQDDLNAAIRSDKPLVVADFTYDIERPRQHVEHDLIKAKGYLDTKYGMLHATYAYQHNFRQEYDVLRQENGKAQLNVTLNTQTLNLNMEHRPVWKLKGKIGVDGIVQENFIQPGDRVFIPNYRSNGWAAYLIERYKGNNLLLEAGLRYDYRSYDVYNAQGTNQQVAQYHYNFNNVSGTIGLTKQVSKNWEVITTVANSWRAPQTNELFSAGFHHGAARIELGNTNLSPERSYNLNVESKHRFGTKLSTEIALYTQYIQNFIYLEPGNDLLTIRGYFKTFNYKQTNAHLTGADLGINYLWSSSLTSKIKASFLLARNVTAKDWLILMPADRLSLSTTYKKDINEKIREAFVSIDGRYVFQQKRIPANFDQIDFPRPPKGYFLLDASVGAKLLVNQQPIHLSLSVTNILNQRYRDYLDAFRYFIDQQGRNVILRVRVPISINQ